One genomic window of Punica granatum isolate Tunisia-2019 chromosome 1, ASM765513v2, whole genome shotgun sequence includes the following:
- the LOC116208308 gene encoding uncharacterized protein LOC116208308, which translates to MESLSIIWHDLLAEKSFDQLRDVKIDHCKKLMRIFPPKTTLERFRNLEKLRIAYCDSLEGVFDIAGRCHDPVIKMSLRALCLSNLPKLLSMCNADIGGTISFDDLKPVQVIACPKLEISRGIAFTLEESQDLEESLDADYSSD; encoded by the coding sequence ATGGAGAGCTTGAGCATCATATGGCATGACCTACTTGCAGAGAAGTCGTTTGATCAACTGAGGGATGTCAAGATCGATCATTGCAAAAAGCTGATGAGAATATTTCCGCCCAAAACCACCCTTGAAAGATTCAGGAATCTGGAGAAGCTGCGTATAGCTTATTGTGATTCATTGGAAGGGGTGTTTGACATTGCCGGGCGGTGCCATGATCCTGTAATAAAGATGTCGTTGAGAGCACTGTGTCTGTCTAATTTGCCAAAGCTACTGAGTATGTGCAATGCAGATATTGGTGGAACCATCAGCTTTGACGACCTGAAGCCCGTGCAAGTTATTGCATGTCCAAAACTTGAAATTTCTAGGGGGATTGCCTTTACACTAGAAGAAAGTCAGGATCTAGAAGAAAGTTTAGATGCAGACTACTCTAGCGACTGA